A window of the Scleropages formosus chromosome 5, fSclFor1.1, whole genome shotgun sequence genome harbors these coding sequences:
- the LOC114910586 gene encoding four-jointed box protein 1-like has translation MRALPAAFLALLLLCTCACVLLVWSGLDGAADMGVDGRAVEPGSRADLSPKTFRALLAVAGLQRERGGGTPHVESESEPDLDLALRDELLWPERLDALLPEAFGEAHARAWALKARRSAVVSLEPGCGRASNRLATFADGTRACVRYGITEEQVQGETLSFYLAALLGIRNLPPLALSQLDPESERWAAVRGAVHQLGWSWGAVVSLTEWVANLTGVVTPAPLRQHGAGLRPLREELRNRSVHEVLELVQWSDLVLFDYLTANFDRLVSGLFSLQWDARVMERDASNLQRTPRGALLLLDNEAGLVHGYRVLPMWEGYHGALLRSVCLFRESTARRVAELQRARDAGARLRELYVEGEPLARALGFLSDEHERVLQDRVDRVHRHIVHCKERHGRA, from the coding sequence ATGAGGGCGCTGCCGGCCGCTTTCCTCGCGCTGCTCCTGCTGTGCACGTGCGCCTGCGTGCTGCTGGTGTGGAGCGGGCTGGACGGCGCGGCGGACATGGGAGTGGACGGCAGGGCGGTGGAGCCCGGGTCCCGCGCGGACCTGTCGCCGAAAACTTTCCGCGCGCTGCTGGCCGTGGCCGGGCTCCAGAGAGAGCGGGGCGGCGGGACCCCCCacgtggagtcggagtcggagcCGGACCTGGACCTCGCGCTGCGGGACGAGCTGCTGTGGCCCGAGCGCCTGGACGCGCTCCTCCCGGAGGCGTTCGGCGAAGCGCACGCCCGCGCCTGGGCTCTGAAAGCCCGCCGGAGCGCAGTGGTCTCTCTGGAGCCCGGCTGCGGGAGGGCGTCCAACCGGCTCGCCACGTTCGCGGACGGCACGCGGGCGTGCGTGCGCTACGGCATCACGGAGGAGCAGGTGCAGGGCGAGACGCTCTCCTTCTACCTGGCCGCGTTGCTGGGCATCCGGAACCTGCCGCCGCTCGCGCTGTCGCAGCTGGACCCCGAGAGCGAGCGCTGGGCGGCCGTGAGGGGCGCCGTGCACCAGCTCGGCTGGTCCTGGGGGGCCGTGGTCTCCCTCACCGAGTGGGTGGCCAACCTGACCGGCGTGGTCACCCCGGCGCCCCTCCGGCAGCACGGCGCGGGGCTGCGACCGTTGCGCGAGGAGCTGCGCAACCGCAGCGTGCATGAGGTGCTGGAGCTCGTGCAGTGGTCCGACCTGGTCCTGTTCGACTACCTGACGGCCAACTTCGACCGCCTCGTGAGCGGCCTCTTCAGCCTGCAGTGGGACGCGCGCGTCATGGAGCGGGACGCGAGCAACCTGCAGAGGACGCCGCGCGGCGCGCTCCTGCTGCTCGACAACGAGGCCGGCCTCGTGCACGGCTACCGCGTGCTGCCCATGTGGGAGGGCTACCACGGCGCCCTGCTGCGCTCGGTGTGCCTCTTCAGGGAGAGCACGGCGCGGCGCGTGGCCGAGTTGCAGCGCGCGCGCGACGCCGGCGCCCGCCTTCGCGAGCTGTACGTGGAGGGCGAGCCGCTGGCCCGCGCGCTGGGCTTCCTCTCCGACGAGCACGAGCGCGTCCTGCAGGACAGGGTGGACCGCGTCCACAGACACATCGTGCACTGCAAGGAGCGCCACGGACGCGCGTGA